The following are encoded in a window of Fibrobacter sp. UWB2 genomic DNA:
- a CDS encoding copper resistance protein NlpE N-terminal domain-containing protein — protein MKYAYVLAAIFCGLFVGCSEEKKEPLPDLPPVEIPADVFGYYMGKMPCDDCKQRVLEMDLLNDGSAQVIESVLKDSLHVDTLHGTFVYADSIVKLSLTENNAAWAFKRDRVGNLALMKFGSVYRDAEGMKAVLVRFYKKIKM, from the coding sequence ATGAAATATGCCTATGTGCTAGCCGCAATATTTTGCGGTCTTTTTGTGGGTTGTTCCGAAGAAAAAAAGGAACCGCTTCCTGACTTGCCTCCCGTAGAAATCCCTGCGGATGTCTTTGGCTATTATATGGGCAAAATGCCGTGCGATGACTGCAAGCAGCGTGTCCTGGAAATGGATTTGCTCAATGACGGTTCCGCTCAGGTTATTGAGTCCGTTTTGAAAGATTCCCTGCATGTCGATACGCTCCATGGGACGTTTGTGTATGCCGATAGCATCGTGAAACTTTCCCTCACGGAAAATAATGCTGCATGGGCTTTCAAGCGCGACCGTGTCGGGAACTTGGCATTGATGAAGTTTGGAAGCGTGTACCGCGATGCCGAAGGCATGAAAGCGGTGCTAGTCCGATTCTATAAAAAAATTAAGATGTAA
- a CDS encoding SUMF1/EgtB/PvdO family nonheme iron enzyme, whose amino-acid sequence MNRRLYLLNGLVLALCASVLLVACTASGDAVESEAVFPIDKNKTSSSDSKNSSSAIAPDVDPIIFGMFDWKRIPKSSITRGVNSFGVNSFAIASTEVTQKVYEFVMNGLPKQSKEGENRPVSNVDWYHAVLFCNAFSKLAGLDTSYVYKSISKDSVLVDLKIDYSAAAVRLPTENEWEVAAHGGTTTTYYWDTDVASKYAYYGQTAGPDEVAQKLPNGYGLYDMAGNVAEWVNDWYDAYPKNKSDNYTGPNSGEYRIVRGGGWSDKVTALAPKEREKLAPAQSKVTVGFRLVYSTGF is encoded by the coding sequence ATGAATCGTAGACTTTATCTGTTGAATGGCCTTGTGCTTGCATTGTGTGCGTCTGTTCTGCTTGTGGCGTGCACGGCAAGTGGCGATGCTGTCGAAAGCGAGGCCGTTTTCCCGATAGACAAAAATAAGACGTCTAGTTCCGATTCGAAAAATTCATCGAGCGCCATCGCGCCTGATGTAGACCCCATCATTTTTGGCATGTTTGACTGGAAGCGCATTCCCAAATCTTCGATTACGCGTGGCGTGAATTCCTTTGGAGTAAACTCCTTTGCCATTGCATCGACCGAAGTGACCCAGAAAGTCTATGAATTTGTAATGAATGGGCTTCCGAAACAGTCGAAAGAAGGCGAGAATAGACCCGTTTCAAACGTGGACTGGTACCATGCCGTTCTGTTTTGCAATGCGTTCTCGAAGCTTGCCGGGCTTGATACATCTTACGTTTACAAGTCCATCTCTAAGGACTCCGTCTTGGTGGACTTGAAGATTGACTATTCGGCCGCAGCTGTAAGGCTTCCGACTGAAAACGAATGGGAAGTGGCGGCCCATGGCGGCACCACGACAACTTATTACTGGGATACCGATGTGGCGTCCAAGTATGCTTATTATGGACAAACTGCCGGACCTGATGAGGTTGCTCAAAAGTTGCCTAATGGTTATGGCCTTTATGACATGGCAGGAAACGTCGCCGAATGGGTTAACGACTGGTATGACGCTTATCCGAAAAACAAGAGCGACAACTACACAGGGCCAAATTCAGGCGAATACCGCATTGTCCGTGGCGGTGGCTGGTCGGACAAGGTAACCGCGCTTGCTCCAAAGGAACGCGAAAAGCTCGCACCTGCCCAGTCCAAGGTGACGGTTGGCTTTAGACTGGTCTATTCTACCGGTTTTTAA
- a CDS encoding LytTR family DNA-binding domain-containing protein, with protein sequence MFTALIADDEPLARVRMRSLLEAYSGEIEILGEASSGAQTIQKIHELDPDVVFLDIQMPDMDAFEVLKSLNEDDIPLIVFTTAYDNFALRAYEENVVDYLLKPIDPERLQATMGKLRKRMPHESGQGVPADFSWDKFKELMSASGLYMQRLQVKQSDRILLVNMDEVIRFQSEEKYTTAYTTTSQYVIDQTLVELEKRLDPRQFVRVHRAHLVAIDYIAEIRKTDSGRLCIVLRDKNRTQITVSRNFVKTVKSL encoded by the coding sequence ATGTTTACTGCCCTGATTGCCGATGATGAACCTCTAGCTCGCGTACGCATGCGTTCTCTGCTCGAAGCGTATTCGGGCGAAATTGAAATTCTTGGTGAAGCATCCTCCGGTGCGCAGACCATTCAGAAAATCCACGAACTCGATCCGGATGTCGTTTTCCTGGATATCCAGATGCCCGACATGGATGCGTTCGAAGTCCTGAAGTCGCTCAACGAAGATGATATCCCGCTCATCGTTTTTACGACGGCGTATGATAATTTTGCCCTCCGCGCTTACGAAGAGAATGTCGTCGATTATCTCCTCAAGCCAATCGATCCCGAACGTCTGCAGGCGACGATGGGCAAGCTCCGCAAGCGTATGCCGCACGAAAGCGGCCAGGGCGTGCCTGCCGATTTCTCGTGGGACAAGTTTAAGGAACTGATGAGCGCAAGCGGACTGTACATGCAACGCTTGCAGGTCAAGCAGTCCGACCGCATTCTGCTTGTGAACATGGACGAGGTCATCCGTTTCCAGAGCGAAGAAAAGTACACGACCGCTTACACGACTACATCGCAGTATGTGATTGACCAGACGCTTGTGGAACTCGAAAAGCGTCTGGACCCGCGCCAGTTTGTCCGTGTGCATCGTGCGCACCTGGTGGCTATTGACTATATCGCCGAAATCCGCAAGACGGATAGCGGCCGCCTGTGCATCGTATTGCGTGACAAGAATCGCACGCAGATTACGGTGAGCCGAAATTTTGTAAAGACTGTTAAGAGTCTGTAA
- a CDS encoding Ig-like domain-containing protein, which translates to MAYFLASCLMIAACATQVAPTGGPEDKLPPRVAGVLPAPKTANHPNELYVKLEFDEWINASIPRGAITISPPIEKKLRYEVHGKTLEVYSRAELDTGTTYTVTFAGGIKDLRGNALAKPFQVVFSTGATIDSLSISGRVMVSDSLVRKKAYPSVGLYLMGPERESKRYLEKYRDTTTKVLDSLPMLTKEEPLYLTAADSIGSFTFTGLKAGRYRVVAFVDGNGNHKIEPSSELAGVWISDLNLEESTQDTLWIALADQDTTLLEMDNVTQPFANILEANFTRRVYFDSAFADTSNCYLSSSTGDTLYPRLVYLGTSSAPRFYFDPKPKDEVLYKFTCLNAHDSLNRALDTARNYAEIEWKEMEGDTLDPSIQTVKIMGKAKNAFPDDSLVVIYNKPVLDSLKDMFFIVENKDTTQVSVHKLDPIRYVVKRSERWPTDSKFSLLRGYQDTTLAKADSNGVRDTVIETKYQSKLTFETISKLKLASMVGRIPGAKEGAIVRLKSAETGKFEYAKCSRYGAFAFSDLVEGGYIIDYYYADKGTDLPDGGSLNPFRFGSAWRAPLDTLKIKSGANDLEQLMPNLPALP; encoded by the coding sequence GTGGCATATTTCTTGGCGTCGTGCCTGATGATTGCCGCTTGCGCAACGCAAGTGGCTCCGACAGGCGGTCCCGAAGATAAGCTCCCGCCGCGTGTGGCTGGAGTCTTGCCTGCGCCGAAGACGGCGAACCACCCGAATGAACTTTATGTGAAACTTGAATTTGACGAATGGATTAATGCTTCGATTCCGCGTGGGGCCATAACTATTTCGCCTCCGATCGAAAAGAAGTTGCGTTACGAAGTGCACGGCAAGACGCTTGAAGTCTATTCGCGTGCGGAACTCGATACCGGTACGACTTACACCGTGACATTTGCGGGTGGTATCAAGGACTTGCGCGGAAACGCTCTTGCAAAGCCTTTCCAGGTGGTGTTCTCGACGGGTGCTACGATTGATTCGCTTTCTATTTCTGGTCGCGTGATGGTGAGCGATTCCCTTGTCCGCAAAAAAGCTTATCCGAGCGTCGGCCTTTATCTGATGGGCCCTGAACGTGAGTCCAAACGCTATCTCGAAAAGTATCGCGATACGACCACGAAGGTGCTCGATTCCCTCCCGATGCTCACGAAGGAAGAGCCGCTTTACCTCACGGCAGCGGATAGCATCGGTAGCTTTACGTTTACGGGCCTCAAGGCCGGGCGTTACCGCGTTGTCGCTTTTGTCGATGGAAATGGCAACCACAAGATTGAACCCTCGTCGGAACTTGCGGGCGTGTGGATATCGGACTTGAACCTTGAGGAATCTACCCAGGATACCTTGTGGATTGCACTTGCCGACCAGGATACGACACTCCTGGAAATGGATAACGTCACACAGCCGTTTGCAAACATTCTCGAAGCAAACTTTACGCGCCGTGTGTATTTCGATTCCGCGTTTGCCGATACGTCCAACTGTTACCTTTCTTCGTCCACGGGCGATACGCTTTATCCGCGACTTGTGTATCTCGGAACATCGAGCGCTCCGCGTTTCTACTTTGACCCGAAGCCGAAGGACGAGGTCCTGTACAAGTTTACATGCCTCAATGCTCACGATTCCCTGAACCGCGCTTTGGATACGGCTCGTAACTATGCCGAAATCGAATGGAAGGAAATGGAAGGCGATACACTTGATCCTTCTATCCAGACAGTCAAGATCATGGGGAAGGCGAAAAATGCGTTCCCGGATGATTCCCTTGTCGTGATTTACAATAAGCCGGTACTCGATTCCCTGAAGGATATGTTCTTTATCGTCGAGAACAAGGATACGACTCAGGTATCCGTCCATAAGCTTGACCCGATTCGCTATGTTGTCAAACGCAGCGAGCGCTGGCCAACCGATTCTAAGTTCTCCTTGTTGCGTGGCTATCAGGATACGACTTTGGCAAAGGCCGATAGCAATGGCGTTCGCGATACCGTGATTGAGACAAAGTATCAAAGCAAGCTTACGTTCGAGACGATTTCTAAGTTGAAACTGGCCTCGATGGTGGGCCGTATTCCCGGTGCAAAGGAAGGCGCTATTGTCCGCCTCAAGTCTGCCGAAACCGGAAAGTTTGAATATGCAAAGTGCTCCCGTTATGGGGCTTTCGCATTTAGCGACCTCGTTGAGGGCGGCTATATTATTGACTATTATTATGCAGACAAAGGGACCGATTTGCCTGATGGCGGATCGCTCAATCCCTTCAGATTTGGTTCTGCTTGGCGAGCCCCGCTTGATACACTTAAAATCAAGAGTGGTGCAAACGATTTAGAACAACTGATGCCGAATTTGCCGGCATTGCCTTAA
- the lepB gene encoding signal peptidase I: protein MEQIPEKKSAKKFLKSFTREVIVPVVLALIVIQYVIQAFQIPSGSMEDSLKTGDFLLGLKFTYGSPIPFSNQKFPGYAEPKHGDVVIFRYPGEPEYPDNNPKRYTHLFNALMLGNYYWDHSPENGQPHIVHYGDGPKDYIKRCVAVSGDTVAVHGGKLFLNGKRQDSLPAFGKWTASVRTFSPRDEVEEFVVPSVGDTLFVDSLPMIKLWWLRSLVAQENPDSSVRLELSLLRDGRENNNYVFTDFRFPVENDRGLLLQSMYDRNRTVRQQRFMQGDTLSGAMPFSYFREITKIGFLPLIDPHDPQLNSGFTRPVSYVSFEGSVLQDLEGNVKRLNAVTPVQDSTDSAEVVEKNHFEIQRSLYLGSEKIDRYVVKYPQFFMMGDNRDNSADSRYWGVVSLRNIRAKAFVIYFSFENDDGKFALGNPLTWWRIPFRIRFTRIGKIIDLIK from the coding sequence ATGGAACAGATACCTGAAAAAAAATCAGCAAAGAAGTTTTTGAAATCTTTTACGCGTGAAGTTATTGTCCCTGTCGTCCTTGCGCTAATCGTTATCCAGTACGTCATCCAGGCGTTCCAGATTCCGAGCGGTTCTATGGAAGATTCCCTCAAGACGGGAGACTTCTTGCTGGGTCTCAAGTTTACTTATGGTTCCCCGATTCCGTTCTCGAACCAGAAGTTCCCGGGATACGCCGAACCCAAGCATGGCGATGTCGTTATCTTCCGCTATCCGGGTGAGCCTGAATATCCCGATAACAATCCCAAGCGCTACACGCACTTGTTCAATGCGCTCATGCTCGGCAATTATTACTGGGACCATTCTCCAGAAAATGGCCAGCCGCATATTGTGCATTACGGCGATGGCCCGAAGGATTACATCAAGCGCTGTGTTGCCGTGAGTGGCGATACTGTTGCCGTACATGGCGGCAAGCTCTTCTTGAATGGCAAGCGTCAGGATTCGCTCCCGGCATTCGGAAAGTGGACTGCCAGTGTGCGCACGTTTTCTCCGCGTGACGAGGTCGAAGAATTTGTGGTGCCCTCGGTGGGCGATACGCTGTTCGTCGATTCTCTCCCGATGATTAAGCTCTGGTGGCTGCGTTCGCTTGTCGCACAAGAAAATCCGGATTCTTCTGTGCGCCTGGAACTTTCGCTTTTGCGCGATGGCCGCGAAAACAACAATTACGTGTTTACGGACTTTAGGTTCCCGGTCGAAAATGACCGCGGTCTTTTGTTGCAGTCGATGTACGACCGGAATAGGACTGTTCGCCAGCAGCGCTTTATGCAGGGCGATACGTTATCTGGCGCCATGCCGTTCAGCTATTTTAGGGAAATTACGAAGATTGGCTTTTTGCCTTTGATCGACCCGCACGATCCGCAGTTGAATAGCGGCTTTACGCGCCCGGTAAGCTATGTGTCGTTTGAAGGTTCCGTCCTCCAGGACCTCGAAGGCAACGTGAAGCGCTTGAATGCGGTAACGCCTGTCCAGGATTCTACGGATTCTGCTGAAGTTGTCGAAAAGAACCATTTTGAAATCCAGCGCAGCCTTTATTTGGGTTCCGAAAAGATTGACCGCTATGTCGTGAAGTACCCGCAGTTCTTCATGATGGGCGATAACCGCGACAACTCTGCCGATAGCCGCTACTGGGGCGTGGTCTCGCTCCGCAACATCCGCGCAAAGGCTTTTGTCATCTACTTCTCGTTTGAAAATGATGATGGGAAGTTTGCCCTTGGAAATCCGCTCACCTGGTGGCGCATCCCGTTCCGTATCCGTTTCACCCGCATTGGCAAGATTATCGACCTGATCAAGTAA